One genomic window of Aminivibrio pyruvatiphilus includes the following:
- a CDS encoding helix-turn-helix domain-containing protein, translating into MKIRLRLDPYSLTKKETEVTLLLLEGWKRDEILARCSIGNNTLKSHIRQIYQKLGVADRTGLSEKFLNF; encoded by the coding sequence ATGAAGATCCGGCTTCGTCTTGACCCTTACTCCCTGACGAAAAAGGAGACCGAAGTCACCCTTTTGCTGCTTGAGGGGTGGAAACGGGATGAAATTCTCGCGAGATGTTCCATCGGCAACAACACCCTGAAGTCCCATATCCGCCAGATTTATCAAAAGTTGGGGGTAGCGGACCGAACCGGTCTCTCGGA